A genomic region of Botrytis cinerea B05.10 chromosome 9, complete sequence contains the following coding sequences:
- the Bcrib7 gene encoding Bcrib7, with protein sequence MSSIRDVLRFPASDRAQIDDYLPSKSSIIAAHLKSLPHTTLTFATSMDSQITMRPGIGSPLSGPASKAMTHYLRSKHDAILIGVNTAIADNPSLNCRIEGVGGYGGGENLKGQPRPVIIDPKGRWNFGEDSKIFGLVKDGRGKAPWIITAQQEDEISFEKKDLLRATSGKFIHLSPDKEGRFSWQDILEALWKEGIESLMIEGGAGIINDMLAEGQVFIDGVIVTIAPVWLGKGGVAVLPEREAPGNETFRLRGVKWIPLGEDVVCCGRVTDLLRESPVTL encoded by the coding sequence ATGTCTTCAATCAGGGACGTTCTCCGCTTCCCTGCAAGTGATCGCGCCCAAATAGATGATTACCTACCATCCAAAAGTTCTATTATAGCTGCTCACTTAAAGTCACTTCCACATACAACACTCACATTTGCTACCTCCATGGACTCCCAGATTACCATGCGTCCCGGCATTGGTTCACCCTTATCTGGCCCGGCGTCAAAGGCGATGACGCATTACTTGAGATCAAAGCATGATGCTATATTAATTGGTGTCAATACAGCAATTGCAGATAACCCAAGTTTGAACTGCAGGATAGAAGGGGTTGGAGGTTATGGAGGAGGGGAAAATCTGAAGGGGCAGCCGAGACCGGTTATAATTGACCCCAAAGGTCGATGGAATTTCGGAGAGGACAGTAAAATTTTCGGATTGGTTAAGGACGGCAGAGGCAAAGCTCCTTGGATCATTACTGCCCAACAGGAAGATGAGATatcatttgaaaagaaagatttgcTAAGAGCAACGAGCGGGAAGTTCATACATTTGTCGCCGGACAAAGAAGGAAGGTTCTCCTGGCAAGATATTTTGGAAGCGCTCTGGAAAGAAGGTATCGAAAGCCTGATGATCGAAGGAGGAGCTGGAATTATTAACGACATGTTAGCTGAAGGTCAAGTATTTATAGATGGAGTTATAGTAACTATAGCACCAGTATGGCTTGGGAAGGGGGGTGTTGCTGTTCTTCCGGAAAGGGAAGCCCCGGGAAACGAGACGTTTCGGTTGAGAGGAGTAAAGTGGATCCCCCTTGGGGAAGATGTTGTTTGTTGTGGAAGGGTTACTGATCTTCTACGCGAATCCCCTGTCACTTTGTAA